The genomic interval ACCTAAGAATCATATCCCATTGAACTCGCATAATTTTTCAATTTCTCTTTCAAAAGGTTACGTGCGCGGTGTAATCTCGACCGTACAGTACCAATTGGAATGTCCAGGATTTTGGCCATTTCTTCATAGGTAAATCCTTCAATATCACAAAGAATAATTACAGTACGGAAGTCAACCGGTAAAGCGTTCAATGCATTTGCAACCTCGTCACCTATCAGTTCCTGTACTGCATCAGCACGAAGATCCACCGTATACGTAGTATCCGAAGCCTCTTCTGAATTATAAGTGGTTTCTACTTCCTGATAATCTACCTTAGAAGGCTCTTTACTTTTTTTACGGTAGTCGTTAATAAAACTATTCTTCAGGATACGAAAAAGCCATGCTTTAGCATTGGTACCCTGTTCAAAAGAAGAAATGAAGCGGAATGCCTTTAAGTATGTGTCCTGCACCAGGTCATTTGCATCGTCTTCGTCCATAGTAAGACGAAAGGCGAAGTTATACATGGAATCAATGTGTGGCATGAATTCACGATTGAAAACTTCATAGCGAAGATCATCCGTGTATTCATTATTCGTGAGCGTCTCTGACATGGCAACTAACATAGGAATGCTGAATTTACAAAGATTAATAACAGCTCCAAATGGTACAAATTAAAATTTAATGAACGGCCTTTGGGAACTGTTGCACAGCCATTATTTCATGATAAAAAATTTAATGTTTTTAAAAATTTACTTTCCGGCAAACATTAAATGTTGAGTTTTTCTCATAATGTATTCATGTATGTACATCAAATAACGAGCCAATTAATCTATGTCAGTCAAATTGTCATGCTACCTTTTAGAAAATAGTTCCAGAATGACAATTAAAATTGTTGTGAACAAAGTGCTGGCTGCAATACGAAGCATGGTGTACAAAATCATACTGAAATTATTCATCTCCATGAGAAATAACATGGTATGATGTATAAAAATAAGTGGCAGTATATATCCGAGAAAAGAGCCAAATCCCTGGGAACGGATTCCTACTTCTGCACGTTCAGAGCCTTTTGCATCCATTTGGTACTGAATTAAAAAAGGACGGAGATATGCAATCATTACAGTTGCCGAAGCGTGCATGCCAAAGGTGTTGGAAAAAACATCTATTGTAAAACCTGTTGCAAAGCCAATAAGCAGCAGATACATGCGGTTGATATCAGCCGGAAGCAGTAGAATTCCAGCAATATAAATGAAACAAAATGCATAATTGAATAACACCAGATTCCGCATAAAAAAAATCTGCAGAAACAGATACAGCAAAATCATTAAAGAATATTGAATGGCTTCACGTAAACTCATTTTCGCTCTTCTATAAGTGATTTAAGTGCTTCCTGCTCCCCAAGTTGTTGATTTTGTACCACATACACATAGGAAAGATTCCGGAAGTCTGTTGAAAGGCGAAGTACAATATTGTAAAAAGTCTGATCGGGGTGTACGGCAACGCTTTCGACTTTACCAACCATAATTCCGGGAGGAAAAACGGAGTTCTGGTTTGAGGTTACTGCCGAATCACCTTTAAAAACTTTTGTATATTTTGATACGTCTACCAGATCAATGAAATTAGGATCTTTTCCCGGCCATTTTGCATATCCAATTTCATTGCTGCGAACGAGCTTGGACGACACCATGAACTGAGAATGTAAGATGGATGTAATGACAGAATAATTTTCAGAACAAAAGCGTACTTTACCTACTACGCCGGTTGCCGAAATAACACCCATCCCCGGTTTGATACCGTCAGCCGAACCCTTGTCAATTGTGATTACATTGTTTGTGTTAGTAGTCTCATTATCAACTACCTTAGCTACGGTATACGTAAATCTGGCTGCGAAAAGAGAATCAGGAATATATCCGGCAGGTGCATCGGTTGGGTTCTTTTGGGAGAGAATTGCTACCATTGAATGCAGACGCGCATTTTCATTTGCTAGATCAGAATTTATTTCCCCTAGTTTGGTATATTCTTTGGCAGAATTGGAAAGAGCCAGTGTTTTTGCAACGTAGTAATTAGAGGTATTAAAGTACGTAGCTCCCCAATATGAATTGTTGCGCACAATCAACCATACACTGAGAACTTCCAGCAGGACAAATACCAAAAAGAAACGATTCCGGACAACGAAATCAACGAGTTGAAGCATTGGCTAAAAACGTTCACACACATTCTATCAATTTGTAATTGATAGAATGTGAACGACCCTTTACTACGAAATCAATACAGGTTTGTACAGTTCCAGGTTTTTCAGGACTTCTCCTGTACCCTTTACAACCGCTTTTAACGGATCATCAGCAATGTGTACAGGTAACTTGGTTTTCTGAGAAATACGACGGTCAAGACCATGTATCAATGCACCACCACCGGTAAGCCAGATTCCGTTTTTGAAAATATCTGCCGAAAGTTCAGGAGGAGAAATCTCCAGGGCTTTCATTACACCTTCTTCAATTTTAGAAATAGATTTATCAAGCGAGTAAGCAATCTCACTATAAGTTACCCTGATTTCTTTTGGAATCCCGGTCATCAAATCCCGGCCACGTACCTGATAATCTTCCAAAGCAACTTCCAGCTCCGGAGAAGCAGATCCGATAGCCATTTTTATTAATTCAGCAGAACGTTCACCAATCAGCAGATTGTGTTCGCGGCGCATGTAATCTACAATATCCCTGGTAAAAACATCGCCGGCAATACGAACGGACTGTTCACATACGATACCGGATAATGCAATGACGGCGATCTCTGTGGTACCACCACCGATGTCAACGATCATTACGCCATTTGGCTGGGTGATGTCAATTCCAATTCCTATGGCAGCTGCAATAGGTTCATGAACCATATAAACCTCTTTGGCCCCTGCATGCTCACAGGAGTCTTTTACTGCCCGTTTCTCAACCTCTGTAATGCCCGAAGGAATACAAACCACCATACGGTGTGAGGGAGTAAAAAAACGACTTCCGGTATCAATCATCTTGATCATACCTCTTATCATCATTTCTGCAGCAGTAAAATCGGCAATCACACCATCTTTAAGCGGACGGATTGTTTTTATATTTTCATTCGTTTTCTCATGCATTTGCATAGCCGTATGTCCTATCGCTAACACTTTACCAGTGGTTTTATCCATGGCTATAATCGAAGGCTCATCAACAACTACTGTATCTTTATGGATGATCAGGGTATTAGCAGTCCCTAAATCTATCGCTATGTCGCTTGTCAAAAAATCAAACAATCCCATATTTATTTTTAAAATTTACCCTCCCTTTGATTTCAGGTGTGCAAAATTACGGATTATTACCCACAAACAAAGGCATTTACTAAAATTCACTTTTGCCTTCATTTTCAGGCCCGAAACTGTCCATAAACCTTCGTTTGGAATAGAATTTACAAATCCTGTGTACCTTTGTTTTTACTATGGGAATTAAAGCACTTTTGAGTAAGCCTTTGGCTCAATATATTGTAACACAACAGCAGGAATGGATTTCCAGAAGTATGGAAATCCAGGAGGAATGGCGTGAAAAACTTGTGAAAAAAGCTGCCGATACCCAATTCGGCAAAGATCATAATTTTAAGGACATACGGTCGTATGCCGATTTTCAACGTGCAGTTCCGGTAAATGACTACGAGGATTTAAAAACATATATCAATAAAATAAAGGAAGGTGAAAATGATATATTATGGCCTGGAAAACCATTGTATTTCGCTAAAACATCGGGTACTACTTCCGGGACAAAATATATTCCTATTTCAAAAGATTCTATTTCGAACCACATCTCTTCGGCCCGAAATGCCATATTAAGCTACATTGCTGAAACTGGTAAAGCTCAGTTTCTCGATAATAAATTGATTTTTCTGTCAGGAAGTCCGGTTTTAACTGAAACAGGCGGTGTATTAACCGGCCGTTTATCTGGTATTTCCAATCATCATGTACCGGCATATCTGCGTTCCAATCAAATGCCGAGTTACGAAACCAATTGTATTGAAGACTGGGAAACGAAGCTGGACAGGATCATTGATGAAACGATAGACCAGCCTATGTCGCTGATTTCCGGTATTCCACCATGGGTACAGATGTATTTTGACAGGATTACGGCCCGGACCGGAAAAAAGATAAAAGACGTATTTCCTGATTTTTCCCTTTTTATTTATGGGGGAGTGAACTTTGAACCATACCGTGCCAAACTTTTTGAATCAATCGGCAAACGCATTGATTCGATAGAACTCTATCCGGCCTCAGAAGGTTTTTTTGCTTATCAGGATTCACAGGAAGAAGAAGGGCTGCTATTGCTTTTGAATACCGGAATTTTCTACGAGTTTATTCCGACCGAAAACTTTTTTGATGAAAAGCCTAAACGGTTATCCATTGGTGAAGTAGAAACTGGCCGGAATTATGCCATGATCATCAACAACAATGCGGGTTTATGGGGCTATTCTCTGGGAGATACAGTAAGATTTGTATCGGTGAATCCTTATAGAATTCTGGTAACGGGCAGGATTAAACATTTTATTTCTGCATTTGGTGAACATGTCATTGGCGAGGAAATTGAAAAAGCACTGCGTTATGCTATGGAACGCCATCCCGAAACGGAGGTTGTGGAATTTACAGTTGCGCCAATGGTAACGCCATCGCAGGGTGGTCTTCCGTATCATGAATGGCTGGTGGAATTTGCTACAAGGCCAGTTAATATCGAGCAATTTGTAAAAGATATAGACGGCAGACTGACGGAATTGAATGTATATTATGACGATTTGATTAAAGGAAATATTTTACGGCAACTTGTAATGGTTCCTTTACGCAAAAATTCATTTATTGATTATATGCGGGCTAACGGAAAGCTCGGCGGGCAAAATAAAATGCCAAGACTGTCAAATGACCGAAAGATTGCGGATGAACTGATTAAAATTAACCATTCCAGTCCGGTTATTAAATGAATGAATTTTTATGATAAAGAAAAGAATAGCCATTTTAGGTTCGACCGGCTCGATTGGAACACAGGCACTTGAAGTAATAGCAGCAAATCCTCAGACTTTTTCAGTAGAGGTACTTACCGCACAAAATAATGCAGACCTGCTGATAGAGCAGGCAATAAAATTTCTTCCAAAAGAAGTTGTTATTGGTAACGAAGCACTATACGACAAAGTAAACTCCGCCCTTTCCGGTTTTTTGATAAAAGTCTACAGCGGTGACTCAGCTTTGGTTTCGGTAGTTGAATCGGATTTTATTGATACCGTTTTAACGGCTATGGTTGGTTATTCGGGATTGTTGCCAACGATTCATGCAATAAAATCAGGAAAAGATATTGCGCTCGCCAATAAAGAAACATTGGTCGTAGCCGGAGAGCTGATCATGGGTCTGGCGAAGGAATACAATGTTAGTATTTATCCTGTCGATTCGGAGCATTCAGCTATTTTTCAATGTTTGGCAGGAGAATCTGAAAACGAGATTGAAAAAATTATTCTGACTGCATCTGGTGGCCCTTTTCGTGGAAAAAATCGTGAATTTCTTACTTCAGTAACTAAACAGCAGGCTCTCAAACATCCAAACTGGGCGATGGGAGCCAAAATTACCATCGACTCTGCCACGTTAATGAACAAAGGCCTGGAAGTCATTGAAGCAAAATGGTTATTTGATCTAACTCCGAAGCAAATTGATGTGATTGTGCATCCTCAAAGTATTGTGCATTCAATGGTTCAGTTTGGTGATGGAAGTATTAAGGCTCAAATGGGTTTGCCTGATATGAAATTGCCCATTCAATATGCACTTCATTATCCTCACAGGCTTAAATCTGACTTTCCAAGGCTTGATTTTGCAGATTTCCCTTCATTAACTTTTGAGAAACCTGATCTGGAAACTTTCCGGAATCTTGCTGTTGCTTATCGGGCATTGGAAAAAGGAGGGAATGCTGCCTGTATTGTTAATGCAGCAAATGAAGTAGCCGTTGATGCTTTTCTCCAAGATAAAATCAGATTTCTTGAAATTTCCGATATTATTATTGAAACCGTAGCCAGAATAAATTTTGTACAGAACCCGACGTATTTCGATTACGTTCAAACAAATGAAGCTGCAAGACGTTTTGCTTCAGATATGATTCAAGTAAAAGTCTAGATGAAATCCGAATTTCTTAAGTATTTTTCCGTGGCTATGGCCAGCACCCTTAAATTTTTCGGAGGTCCGATTACAGGAGTGATATTAAAACTGACATGGATGGAGACTGCCATTTGTTCTGCAATAGGGATGATGTTCAGTGTCTTACTGTTTACTTATGCTGGAAAAGGCGTACAGGCACTTGTTAAAAAGTATCGTAAAGCCCCGCCTAAAAAGTTTAGCAAAACCAACCGTATGGCAGTTAATATCTGGAAGAAGTTTGGTATTATAGGAATCGCATTTTTGACTCCTCCGCTTTTCACACCCATTTTCGGCCCGCTTCTTGCGGTAGCGTTCAGAGTTCCGAGATCCGCAATATTTCTTTGGATGTCTATCAGCGCCATCTTATGGGGACTCGGTGTATCTTACCTCGCTCATAAAATGACGTTTATTCAGGAATGGATTAAATAAATGAGCGGCGGACCGCTCCCTTACTTATCTGCTCACTTCCTTCTTTGGTGCAGTTGTTTTTTTCATAAAATCGCCTTGTGAAAAATATTTTTCGATCAGGCAGTACATCAGGATAAAAAAATATCTGCTGCCCATTTCCTTTATTTTAAGCTTAGATTCACCATATTTACGGTTGGTCCAGCTATTGGGAACTACTGCATAGTTATAACCGCGAACCATAGCTTTCAATGGCAGCTCGATTGTCAGATTGAAATGCGGGGCAAGAAAAGGTTTGATACCTTCAATCGTTTCCCTTTTATAAAGTTTGAATGCGTTGGTTGTATCATTGTATTTTATACCCATGAGCATACGCACGATAAAATTAGCAACACGGTTAATGGTTTTTTTCAAAGCAGGATAGTCTACTACTTTTCCCCCTTTTTCCCAACGTGATCCAAATACGCAGTCATAATCGCCCTCCAGCATTTTGAAATAATACTTTACCAGATCCTCCGGATCGTCCGACATATCAGCCATGAATACAGCTACACAATCACCGGTAAAGCGTTCAAGCCCGTATCTTACCGCATAGCCAAATCCATTTGGACCAGGATTGGTGTAATATATCAGTGTCGGAATTTCAATAGAAAGCGCATCGAGAACTTTTGCTGTGCCATCTTTTGAATTATCATTCGTGACACAGATTTCATGAGGTATATTGTACTTATTTAAGGTGCTGTGAAGGGATCTTAAAGTTTCTGATATCGATTCTTCCTCGTTATATGCTGGTATTACGATGCTTAGCTTCATGTAGATGAGAGTGGTAAAAAGAATGCAAATTAAATATTATTAATCCGGACTGCCAATTTTTTCCATTTTTGAAAGATGCGAAACGTATTTTGTAAGCGTTCTTTGAATGGTTTCATTGTAACGATAATCAAGCCATTGGTTTACATTCTCAAACATTTCTTTTCTGTTCAGCCAAAAACGGGCATTGGCCTGCGCATGAACGTTACTTAGTCCTGCACTATGTTTCCTGTAAATTCCCATTGTTTCTGGCAGATAACCTATTTTGCCATGTGCCGCTAATTGTATTACAACAGCCCAGTCACCCGCTGCTGCTTTGGCATGCCAGTCGGCAAAGTCATTGTTAAGGAAATAATTACGGTAAAGCCAGCTTGCCGTAGCCATAAACCAATTATCTTCCAGTATATCTTCAATGTTTGAAGTCAGTTTCTGGTCCGGACTATTAAATAAATGGCTGGCTGTTCCATCTTCATAAATTACTTCTGCATTGTGATGACAGATGACATAATCAGGATGAGAATCCAGGAAATCGACTTGTTTTTGGAGTTTGAGCGGATCTGTCCAGTAGTCGTCACCTTCGCACATAGCCACGTATTCACCTTTGCATGCTTTTAATAATTGCAGCACATTATTCCGGCCCGCAAATTCACGCGGCTCTTTTGGGCCCTGATTCTCTGTATGTAAAAAAGCACGAATCCGTCCTGGATTTTTGTCAATATATTCCTGAATAATGGCCTGCGTATTATCCGAAGAAGCGTCGTCACCTATAACAATTTCAAAAGGGAATGTAGTTTGCTGCATCAAGGCGCCATCCAGCATTTGAGCAATGTATTTTTCGTGATTATATGCCGGGACACAAACAGAAGCTTTCATAATATAAAAGGAGCTGTCAAACTGCTACGCATTGTCACACAGAACTGAGTCGAAGTGCAAGCGATACGACCCGCACTTCGACTCCGCTCAGCATTTTAGCATTTTGATAGCTCTTGAAAAATAGTTTTATGCATTTTAACTGAACACGTCCTGTAATTGATCTGTACTTGGAAAATCTGGTGTAACAAGTTCAGTTTCAGGTTTGTAAATATAAGCCATCGGATAACCCCGCTCTATAAATGTAGGTTCATCCAGATTATTATATCTCAATTGTACCGACCAGCGGATATTCCGGGTAATATTATTTCCGGACTGATGTATCAGAAATGCCGAAAACAGCACAATATCCCCCACTTTAAATTCCGTTTGTACAAAATCCTCTTCTTTTAGTGTAGTTGTAATTCCGCCTTGGTAACCAGAGGTATTTGAATGCTGCAAACCAGTTTTATGGCTGCCTGGAATTACTTGTAAAGCACCAATTTCTGCTCCCGCATCGACCATCGGAAACCAGATTACGGCACTGTCCAGAGAACCCTGTCCTGTACGCCAATCCTGGTGAGCATCCAGTTTCCAGTGCTTGCTGCCATCTTTGGATAAAAAACGACTATTAAATTGCATCGCCGCACGCGCACCAATGATCGGATTGGACAGTCCTGCTTCTTTTAATAAGTTTTCAATTTTGGGATCAAGCCCTAAGCGGTGAAGTGAAAAAGTATGCTGTACTGTTTTTCCTGTATTGACAAAGGCATTGAAATCTTTTTCGAAAAATTCAAACATGGCATTTTCGAAAACATCGCGGTCATCAATATCGACCGGTTTGCCGGTAACATGTTTGATCTGGGTTGCGAATATTTTGCGTGCTTCCAGATAAATTTTATTTATTTCTTCCTTATCCAGAAAATTTCTGAGAAGCACGTAACCATCCTTATTAAACTGTTCACGAAGTGTGCTCATAATATAATTAATTTTTTAGAAGACATTTTACCTCCAAAAGTATAACGTATCAGCAATCAAATTAATGACGGAAATCAGTAACTAATGTTAATCTTCCCAGACTGCATAAGCAAATCCGGCTGCCCCGAATCCATTTCCGTTATAAAGCAAGTATTTTTTGCCATTATGTTCGTAATAATTGGCATAATTAATCATCTGGTAATCAAAATCTTCCGGATTTTCCGATTTTGCTATTCCAACCAGATTATCCTTACGTTCCCAGTTAGTACCATCTGCCGACTCGGCATAGCCCAAACGATAACTTTGGTTACGGTCTGTCCGGTAATCTCTTGAATGGCGGTATGAATAATACATTTTATAGATTCCGTCTTCCTTAAAAACGCTTGGACGGCCTACGGCATGTAAGAAATCATCAAACTCCAGAGTAGGAACATCGCTGATTTCCCAGTGAACCCCATCTTTTGAAACAGCAGATTGTCCACGATAATAAGGTTCGGGATAACCGTGAATGTATTCGCATTTATGGCCCGAAATATACCACATCCGCCAGGTTCCGTCTTCTTCACGAAGTACAGAAGGTTGTGCTGCCCAGATCGGATTCTGAATGCTGCGATCCATGATCGGGCCGGTAAACATTTTTGTAAATGACAATCCACCGTCTTTACTGACGGCCAGTCCCATTGAGAGTCGGTAAGAATTCCAGGTACGGTTCCAGCCGGTGTAATACAGCCACATTTCACCATTGGGCATATCCACGAACCAAGAAGGCATCGCGCCGGTTTCATCATATTCTCCCGGTCCGCCTAGTTCAAGAATGGGTTTGTCGTGTATGTAAAGAATCTTTTTAGGATCTTCATAATCTACATCAATAAATGTCGGACGGGATTGTCCGCTTGCATCACGTGAAGAAAAATAGATGCGTAAGAAATCTTTATGTTTATATGCGTATGGAACCTGAGCATGAGAGAGGCTATGAGCCAGGCTTCCGTCAGGTTTGTATACGACTCCTTTTTTAACCCACATTTTTATTTAGTTTTTGGTAAATGGTTAGCTGTACAAAGTCAGCCTTCATTAATTATTTGAGTTGATTTATTTAAAAGTTTTACCTGATTAAAGCAAAGCTCAAAACCACTATTAATCAACTGCCTTCTCTGCTCTTACTCTCCAGTTATCTACAAAATCTTTCCCTGGGATTGGCAGGTCAATATCAACTTCTGGTGCTTTGGCTGTTACCCTGTATTCCATGATATAGAAAGCATTTCCAAAAACATAATGCAATTTGAAATTTTCAATATTTACAGGAACGTCTTCTATTGGCACCTCGGCACGGAATAGTGGATTTGCTTTTAATAAAGTGGCATAGGTTGGTGTATTCCTTAACCATGGTGCTACACTTTCATCACCAACTACAACTTTTCCACCAGGACGAACAACGCGTGTCAGTTCATCAAAAGCTCTCTTTCTTTCCGAAAATGTATTGATTCCGCCAAAATGGAAAACGGCATCAAAAGTATCGTCAGGAAAAGGAAGATAAGAACCGTTTCCAAGGAAATAATGAACATTTACATCCTCTGTGGAAAGTTTTTCCTGAGCCAGTTTAAGCATGTTTGGAGATAAATCAGACAAAACAGCGGTTCCACCCGGCCTTACTTTATCCAGTATAAGTGCGGAATCTTTACCAGTTCCTGCACCAACTTCAAGTGCTGTCATACCCGGTTCCAATTCCATCAGATCAATAAAAAACTTGCGGGTTGCCGCTTCATCTGAATGGTTCAGGGTTTCAAAAACCCATGAAACACCTTTATCATAACGAAGAAAAGCCTGATCATAAAGATATTGTTCTCTTGCATCTCCCGGAAGTAATTCCTTTGGATACAACATGTTAACAATGCCTGTTTCTCCTACTTCATAAATAACACCATCCGTACTGGTTAGTGTTTTGCCGTCTTCGGCAATAGTGAGTGTGCCGCCGGTTAGTGGACAAACCAACGATTCTAAAAATTCCTTATGATCCATTTTTGTGTTTTTCTTATTGATAAATCAGGTCAAAATTACTTTTTTCTTCGAAGAACGGTCAAAGTAATGTGCTTCTTAATTAATTCGTTTCCTTCATCCTGCTTCATTGCTTCTTACTGTCCATTCTATTTATTCGTACCTTTGGAGCGTTTCCGGATTAAATCCGATTCTGTTAAACCGATTTTGTTGTTATTATATGTCTCAGCTTCAGGAAAAAATAAAATCACTTGCGAAAGAACAATCAGAATATGTTATCGCTCACAGACGCCATTTACATAGTAATCCCGAACTTTCATTTGAAGAATTTAAAACAGCTGCATATGTAGCTCAGGAACTGCGTGCTATTGGGTTACAACCAGAAGAAGGATTCGCAGGAACGGGTGTTGTAGCAATTATAGAAGGCAGGAATCCGTCTTCAAAAACAGTTGGTTTACGGGCGGATATGGACGCCCTTCCTATTTTGGAAGCTAATGATGTTCCTTATAAATCGCAATTTCCTGGTGTAATGCATGCCTGCGGGCATGACGTACATACTTCGTCTTTGTTGGGAACTGCACGAATTCTGAACCAGGTAAGGAATGAATTTGATGGATCGATCAAACTGGTTTTTCAGCCTGCCGAAGAAAAAGCGCCTGGTGGAGCTTCGCTCATGATAAAAGAGGGTGTTCTTGAAAATCCAAGGCCTGCCAGTATGATCGGGCAACACGTGGCGCCCAATGTTCCTGTTGGCAAAATTGGTTTCAGGGAAGGCATGTACATGGCGAGTACAGATGAATTATATCTGACAGTGATTGGAAAAGGGGGCCATGCAGCAGCACCGCACCAGCTTGTAGATCCGGTACTAATGGCATCTCATATCATTGTAGCATTACAGCAAATCATAAGCAGAAACAGAAATCCAGCCAATCCGGCCGTACTTTCATTCGGGCGGTTTATTGCAGACGGCGTTACCAATGTGATTCCTAATGAAGTTACGATTCAGGGAACCTGGCGTTGTATGGATGAAGTATGGAGGGAAGAAGGACTGCAGAAAATGAAAAAACTGGCCGAAGGAATTGCCGAAGCAATGGGAGGAACCTGTGTTTTTGATATTGTCCGGGGTTATCCTTTTCTGAAAAACCATCCCGAACTTACACGCAGGGTAAGAACAGCAGCAACCCAATATGTAGGTGCAGACAACATAGTGGATCTGGATCTTTGGATGGCCGGCGAAGATTTCGCCTTCTATTCACAGGTGGTTGATTCCTGCTTTTACAGGCTGGGTACACGCAATGAAGCCAGAGGAATTATATCCGGAGTACACACACCTACCTTTGATATTGATGAATCGGCACTGGAAATTTCTACAGGCTTAATGAGCTGGCTGGCTATTTCAGAGCTTGATGCTTAGGAATATAACGTTTAAAAAGGCTATTGATTTTAAGGCTGATCACACCCAATACCGCTTCCTTAAATATCCCACGGGACATTTTGGAAGCGCCTTTTGTTCTGTCCGTAAATATAATCGGCACTTCTACCACATCAAACCCAAATTTCCATGCATTGAATTTCATCTCAATCTGAAAAGCATAACCAATAAATCTTACTTCATCCAGATTTATCGTTTTTAATACTTTACTCGTGTAGCATATAAAACCAGCCGTAGGGTCCATAACGGGCATGCCGGTTATTAATCGTACATAATATCCGGCAAAATAAGACATTAATACACGGTTGATTGGCCAGTTTACTACATTAACCCCGGTAATATAGCGCGATCCGATTGCTACATCATGATTCTCCACAGCACAGGCATGATAAAGGCGGATCAGATCTACGGGAGGATGAGAAAAATCAGCATCCATTTCAAATATAAACTCATACCCACGCTGCAATGCCCATTTGAAACCATGGATATAAGCTGTGCCCAAGCCAAGCTTTCCCTTTCTTTCTTCAAGATGCAGGGAGCCACTAAATTCAGCGATTAAATTTTTAACAACATTCGCGGTTCCATCAGGAGATCCGTCGTCTATTATTAATACATCAAATGATTGTTTAAGGCAAAATATATCGCGGATGATTGCTTCTATATTCT from Dyadobacter sp. NIV53 carries:
- the mreC gene encoding rod shape-determining protein MreC; amino-acid sequence: MLQLVDFVVRNRFFLVFVLLEVLSVWLIVRNNSYWGATYFNTSNYYVAKTLALSNSAKEYTKLGEINSDLANENARLHSMVAILSQKNPTDAPAGYIPDSLFAARFTYTVAKVVDNETTNTNNVITIDKGSADGIKPGMGVISATGVVGKVRFCSENYSVITSILHSQFMVSSKLVRSNEIGYAKWPGKDPNFIDLVDVSKYTKVFKGDSAVTSNQNSVFPPGIMVGKVESVAVHPDQTFYNIVLRLSTDFRNLSYVYVVQNQQLGEQEALKSLIEERK
- a CDS encoding glycosyltransferase family 2 protein, which translates into the protein MKLSIVIPAYNEEESISETLRSLHSTLNKYNIPHEICVTNDNSKDGTAKVLDALSIEIPTLIYYTNPGPNGFGYAVRYGLERFTGDCVAVFMADMSDDPEDLVKYYFKMLEGDYDCVFGSRWEKGGKVVDYPALKKTINRVANFIVRMLMGIKYNDTTNAFKLYKRETIEGIKPFLAPHFNLTIELPLKAMVRGYNYAVVPNSWTNRKYGESKLKIKEMGSRYFFILMYCLIEKYFSQGDFMKKTTAPKKEVSR
- a CDS encoding rod shape-determining protein; this encodes MGLFDFLTSDIAIDLGTANTLIIHKDTVVVDEPSIIAMDKTTGKVLAIGHTAMQMHEKTNENIKTIRPLKDGVIADFTAAEMMIRGMIKMIDTGSRFFTPSHRMVVCIPSGITEVEKRAVKDSCEHAGAKEVYMVHEPIAAAIGIGIDITQPNGVMIVDIGGGTTEIAVIALSGIVCEQSVRIAGDVFTRDIVDYMRREHNLLIGERSAELIKMAIGSASPELEVALEDYQVRGRDLMTGIPKEIRVTYSEIAYSLDKSISKIEEGVMKALEISPPELSADIFKNGIWLTGGGALIHGLDRRISQKTKLPVHIADDPLKAVVKGTGEVLKNLELYKPVLIS
- a CDS encoding glycosyltransferase, whose protein sequence is MKASVCVPAYNHEKYIAQMLDGALMQQTTFPFEIVIGDDASSDNTQAIIQEYIDKNPGRIRAFLHTENQGPKEPREFAGRNNVLQLLKACKGEYVAMCEGDDYWTDPLKLQKQVDFLDSHPDYVICHHNAEVIYEDGTASHLFNSPDQKLTSNIEDILEDNWFMATASWLYRNYFLNNDFADWHAKAAAGDWAVVIQLAAHGKIGYLPETMGIYRKHSAGLSNVHAQANARFWLNRKEMFENVNQWLDYRYNETIQRTLTKYVSHLSKMEKIGSPD
- a CDS encoding 1-deoxy-D-xylulose-5-phosphate reductoisomerase: MIKKRIAILGSTGSIGTQALEVIAANPQTFSVEVLTAQNNADLLIEQAIKFLPKEVVIGNEALYDKVNSALSGFLIKVYSGDSALVSVVESDFIDTVLTAMVGYSGLLPTIHAIKSGKDIALANKETLVVAGELIMGLAKEYNVSIYPVDSEHSAIFQCLAGESENEIEKIILTASGGPFRGKNREFLTSVTKQQALKHPNWAMGAKITIDSATLMNKGLEVIEAKWLFDLTPKQIDVIVHPQSIVHSMVQFGDGSIKAQMGLPDMKLPIQYALHYPHRLKSDFPRLDFADFPSLTFEKPDLETFRNLAVAYRALEKGGNAACIVNAANEVAVDAFLQDKIRFLEISDIIIETVARINFVQNPTYFDYVQTNEAARRFASDMIQVKV
- a CDS encoding GH3 auxin-responsive promoter family protein; amino-acid sequence: MGIKALLSKPLAQYIVTQQQEWISRSMEIQEEWREKLVKKAADTQFGKDHNFKDIRSYADFQRAVPVNDYEDLKTYINKIKEGENDILWPGKPLYFAKTSGTTSGTKYIPISKDSISNHISSARNAILSYIAETGKAQFLDNKLIFLSGSPVLTETGGVLTGRLSGISNHHVPAYLRSNQMPSYETNCIEDWETKLDRIIDETIDQPMSLISGIPPWVQMYFDRITARTGKKIKDVFPDFSLFIYGGVNFEPYRAKLFESIGKRIDSIELYPASEGFFAYQDSQEEEGLLLLLNTGIFYEFIPTENFFDEKPKRLSIGEVETGRNYAMIINNNAGLWGYSLGDTVRFVSVNPYRILVTGRIKHFISAFGEHVIGEEIEKALRYAMERHPETEVVEFTVAPMVTPSQGGLPYHEWLVEFATRPVNIEQFVKDIDGRLTELNVYYDDLIKGNILRQLVMVPLRKNSFIDYMRANGKLGGQNKMPRLSNDRKIADELIKINHSSPVIK
- a CDS encoding sigma-70 family RNA polymerase sigma factor, whose product is MSETLTNNEYTDDLRYEVFNREFMPHIDSMYNFAFRLTMDEDDANDLVQDTYLKAFRFISSFEQGTNAKAWLFRILKNSFINDYRKKSKEPSKVDYQEVETTYNSEEASDTTYTVDLRADAVQELIGDEVANALNALPVDFRTVIILCDIEGFTYEEMAKILDIPIGTVRSRLHRARNLLKEKLKNYASSMGYDS